The following nucleotide sequence is from Desulfobulbaceae bacterium DB1.
AGAGTTCGCCATTCTTGAGTTTCTGCTCTACAACAAGGGCAGGGCTGTTTCCCGTTTTAATCTGGCTGAACATGTCTGGGGTGATGATTTCGATCCCTTTACCATGTCCAATTTTATCGATGTCCACGTAAAAAATCTTCGTCATAAGATCAGAACGTCTGATGAATCCATCATCCGCACCCTGCGCGGGGTTGGCTTTATTATTGACGGCTGACCCACCATGAAGATACGGCAGAAAATCACCCTGTGGATTTCCGGAACAGCGCTGTTGGCTGCTGTTGCCGTTTCCGCTTTTGTTTTTCTTGAACTTGTTGAAGAACCTGTGCGGCTGATTGACCGGGAAATGCGGCACATGGCCGATTCTCTTTTTGAACAGGGTCAGGACGATATCAGCGCGCCATGGTCGCTCAACGTGGATCAATTGCCTTTTTCGCCGGATCGTTACTGGATCAGGATATCTGACCAGGATCAAAACATTCTCTACCAATCCGCCCTGACCCGCTACACCGAAATCCCGATTCGTGAAAAAAAGCATTACAATGTTGAACGGATTATTCCCCGTGAGCAGGTGCGGATCGGCCAGGATGACGAAAACGAGGTCTATTTCCGGGTCAGGGTCTACGAACGGGAGATCGACGGCCGACTGGTCACCATCCGGATCGCCAAACCCATTGAGGACTTGGAGGAGGAACTCCTGAAAGTGCTGCGGGAACTGGCTGCCGGATTGGCAATCTGCACCCTTGTTATCGTGGCCCTCAGTTATAAACTGGCCGGCAGGATTCTTGATCCGCTGGTCGTTATTAATCATCTGGTCCGGGAGATTCGGGAAAAATCCCTGGACCGACGTATTCCGGTCGGCAAAAATCGTGATGAACTCGCGACCCTTGCCATCTCGCTCAACGAGATGTTCGACCGATTGCAGTATTCCTTTGCACGGCAAAAAGAATTTGTCGGCAATGCCTCCCATGAACTGAAAAGCCCGATTACCCTGCTCATGCTGACCCAGGAAGAGCTTCTCCTGCGCGCAGACCTGCCCGCCGAGATCCGCAAGGATGTCGAACGACAACTCTTCACCCTGCGGCGGATGAGCAAGCTGATCAGGAATTTGCTTGATCTCTCGCGTTTGGAGCAGCAGGAAACCCTGACGATCGGTTCGGTTGACATGGGCGGCTTGATGACATTGGTGCTGGAGGATTACCGGGACATGCTGCTTGCCGGCAATATCTCGGTTGCCGTTGATCTTCCCCGAGATCTGCTCATGGCAGGTGATGCCGAGAAGTTACAACGTCTGCTGATTAATCTCCTTGATAATGCCATCCGTTATAATGATGCCGAAAATGGCCGGATTCAGATCAAGGCAATGCAGGACGAGGGGCATATTCTACTTACGGTGGCAAATACCGGTCAGACGATTCCCCCCGCGGACAACGAGCGTGTTTTTGAACAGTTTTACCGGGTGGAAAAATCCCGCTCCGTATTTCATGGCGGTTCAGGCCTGGGGCTGACCATTGCCCGGAAGATCGTCGATCTGCACGGAGGAGTGATCTCCATTGCCGGTCAAGACGGCTGGACAACGGTCACCGTCAGTTTGCCGCTGCGGGATGTCTGAGGGGAAAAGGGGTGACTGCGGTGACAATGTGAACGTTGTGGCTTTCCCTCCCTTCCGAGCGTTGAGCGCTCAAAGAAATTATCGGGTAAAGCGGGAGCAATTCCCTATTGCCTCGACAATCATGTTCCTGTTTTTGTTAAGCAGAGTCGCAATGCGGTCATCATCGTAAGGGCTGTCGTCCGGCCCCGTCGGTTTATAATTTGTCAATTCTTTATTGTCGTAAGGAATGCGGTATTTGAAGCCGGGGGTCACCATGCCGATACTGTAATTGTCGCTGACGACGAGATAATCTCGTTTTTGTTCTGAAAACAGATTCTGCCCCAAGGCGTAATCTTCGGTTTTGTTGCTGATTCCCAATCGCTGCAGCAACGTCACCGGAATATCCATGTGGCTTGTCTGTTTGTCGATGGTCCGTGGTGCCATGCCGGGCATGCTGACGACCAGCGGCGTCCGAACCTGTTCGTCGACAAAGGTGGAATTGTGCCCCCAGAAGCCTTTTTCCATGAATTCTTCGCCGTGATCACCAGTCACGATGACAATCGTGTTATCCAGTAAACTCTCCTTCTCGAGAAATGTCAGAATTCGGCCCATCTGGCTGTCCACCCAATAAGATGCATTCGTGTAGCGATTCAATAACTGGTCCGCATACTGGGTCAGCATTTCCTTCGACATATCGGTATAATCAATCTTTTCGAGTATTGGGCCACGGATGCTGGCGCTCTCGGGAAAGGTATAGCGGGCATGGGTCGATTCATAGAACATAAATGCCATAAACGGACGGGAATGATCCCGCCCGTGGATGAAATCGATGAGAGCGCTGGTATTACTCTCATCCATCTGCCAGGGCTGTCCGCTGAATTCTTTTTCATGGAGAAACTGTTTGCCGACGTTGGCAAAAATGGTTTTGTCGAACTCCGGATAGGAAAAACGGGCGCTGGTGCGGAAATGAAGCTGGTAGTCAAGCTCCTGGATGCGGTCCATGAGAAGCGGGCTTTGCTCAGCGTGCAGAAAATTTGCCCAGTATGATCCGTACAAACCGTAGAACATGCCGAACATGCCTTCACGTGTGCCGTTGCCGCTTGAATAGTGACGGGTAAAATTCTGTGATTTTTCACTGAACTCCCAGACCTGGGGCATAATTTCCGGACTGAGGCGATCCCAGCGCAGCGACTCCGCCACCAGCCAGACAATATTGGGCGGGTTTGCAACCTGCTTGAAGGTCGCTGGAAGTAAGGGATATTGAAGCCTTGATGTATTCAGTTTCGCGGTAAATGTTTTCTCGCGTTCCGTTTTAATGCCGAGTTTTTTGGCAAAACTCCGGAACGTCGCCGTTGTATAAAAAGGGTAGTATCTTGCGGTGTCAAGCACGCTTCCGTAGTTCTGGATGTCGCTCACCCCATAGATTAATCGCTCGATGATCATTGCCGTGACCAGCAACGAAACGGCCCACCGCTGCCAGGAAAATTTTAGCGGCTTAAATTGAAACAGGCAGCTTGCCGCAAGAAGGGTCATCTGGATAGCCAGCAGGCGGATTCCTATCATGCCGGCGCTCAGATAGCTGCTGCTGTCGCTTCCGAGTGATGCAATTCCGCCCGGTGTGAAAATCAGGTTCAGCACAAAACCGTTAAAGTGGAATCTGTATAGATCGAAAATGATCCGGTCAGTACG
It contains:
- a CDS encoding two-component sensor histidine kinase, producing MKIRQKITLWISGTALLAAVAVSAFVFLELVEEPVRLIDREMRHMADSLFEQGQDDISAPWSLNVDQLPFSPDRYWIRISDQDQNILYQSALTRYTEIPIREKKHYNVERIIPREQVRIGQDDENEVYFRVRVYEREIDGRLVTIRIAKPIEDLEEELLKVLRELAAGLAICTLVIVALSYKLAGRILDPLVVINHLVREIREKSLDRRIPVGKNRDELATLAISLNEMFDRLQYSFARQKEFVGNASHELKSPITLLMLTQEELLLRADLPAEIRKDVERQLFTLRRMSKLIRNLLDLSRLEQQETLTIGSVDMGGLMTLVLEDYRDMLLAGNISVAVDLPRDLLMAGDAEKLQRLLINLLDNAIRYNDAENGRIQIKAMQDEGHILLTVANTGQTIPPADNERVFEQFYRVEKSRSVFHGGSGLGLTIARKIVDLHGGVISIAGQDGWTTVTVSLPLRDV